A DNA window from Pseudoalteromonas rubra contains the following coding sequences:
- the yjjX gene encoding inosine/xanthosine triphosphatase, protein MAVIKILVGSKNPVKINAARQIFTQYFPQHDIQCEGLSAPSGVADQPLGEADTLLGAQNRVQYLIDQHAADYYCAMEGGAHQFSYGPATFAFVVISNGQTESIGRSANLPLPQRIYDALLAGEELGHVMDRMFDTNNIKQKGGAIGLLTNHLATRESAYTQALLLAMAPFNHVELYS, encoded by the coding sequence ATGGCAGTTATTAAGATACTTGTCGGGTCCAAGAACCCGGTTAAAATCAATGCCGCAAGGCAGATATTCACGCAGTATTTTCCACAACACGATATTCAGTGTGAGGGCTTATCCGCGCCAAGCGGGGTTGCCGATCAACCTCTGGGTGAAGCCGATACGTTATTGGGAGCCCAAAATCGTGTGCAATACCTGATTGACCAGCATGCTGCCGACTACTACTGTGCAATGGAAGGCGGTGCCCATCAGTTTTCCTACGGCCCTGCCACGTTTGCCTTTGTCGTCATATCCAATGGCCAAACTGAGAGTATTGGCCGCAGTGCCAACCTGCCACTCCCACAACGTATTTATGATGCGCTGCTGGCAGGAGAAGAATTAGGTCATGTCATGGACCGTATGTTCGATACCAACAATATTAAACAAAAAGGGGGGGCGATTGGGTTGCTGACCAATCATCTGGCAACCCGGGAAAGTGCCTACACCCAGGCTCTGTTGCTGGCGATGGCCCCCTTTAACCATGTAGAGCTATACTCATGA
- the yjjG gene encoding pyrimidine 5'-nucleotidase → MKYTHILFDADETLFSFNAFLGLKALFARYDVTFSEADNVEYQRVNKPLWVQYQNGEIDAKTLQVTRFQLWAERLNVSAETLNLGFLDAMAELCNPLPGAADLLHALQGKATLAIITNGFTALQEKRLAHTGFKDYFHSIVISEQVGVAKPDPSVFEHALSLLGTPDKSRVLMVGDTPASDVLGANRYGIDSCWLRHPGAECPSEIKPTYIVDNLAQLQALLLDPETQKAS, encoded by the coding sequence ATGAAATACACCCACATTCTATTTGATGCCGATGAAACCCTGTTCAGTTTCAACGCCTTTTTAGGCCTGAAGGCCCTCTTCGCACGTTATGATGTCACGTTTAGCGAAGCCGATAACGTCGAATACCAACGCGTCAACAAGCCTTTGTGGGTGCAGTATCAGAACGGCGAAATTGATGCCAAAACCCTGCAGGTGACCCGCTTTCAGTTGTGGGCTGAGCGATTGAATGTATCTGCTGAAACCCTCAACCTGGGGTTTCTCGACGCGATGGCAGAGTTGTGCAATCCGCTGCCCGGTGCCGCTGATCTACTGCATGCCCTGCAAGGCAAAGCAACGCTGGCTATCATCACCAATGGCTTTACTGCCTTACAAGAGAAACGCCTGGCCCATACCGGGTTTAAAGACTACTTTCACAGCATCGTAATTTCTGAACAGGTGGGGGTGGCCAAACCCGATCCGAGCGTATTCGAGCATGCTTTATCACTGCTGGGAACGCCTGATAAATCTCGGGTGCTGATGGTCGGAGACACCCCTGCCAGTGATGTACTGGGTGCCAATCGTTATGGCATCGACAGTTGCTGGTTACGCCACCCGGGCGCTGAGTGTCCGTCAGAGATCAAACCCACTTACATCGTTGATAACCTGGCGCAACTACAGGCGCTATTGCTGGACCCGGAAACACAAAAGGCAAGCTAA
- the rlmB gene encoding 23S rRNA (guanosine(2251)-2'-O)-methyltransferase RlmB, which produces MSNELIFGFHSIEAILSTTPERFLEIYALKGRDDKRLNAVVNEARKFGISVQFMQRKALDNKANGEQHQGIIANVKAARVLNERDLDEILARESTPFFLVLDGVTDPHNLGACLRSADAAGAHALIVPKDKSAKLNGTARKVACGAAETVPLIQVTNLARTLRDIKEAGVWVVGTAGETDTELFDASLTGPIAVVMGAEGDGMRRLTREHCDVLVKIPMVGTVSSLNVSVATGICLFEVLRQRNAQ; this is translated from the coding sequence TTGAGTAACGAATTAATTTTTGGTTTCCATTCTATTGAGGCCATTCTATCCACCACCCCTGAGCGCTTTTTAGAGATCTACGCCCTCAAGGGACGAGATGACAAACGGCTTAATGCGGTCGTCAATGAAGCACGTAAGTTTGGTATTTCCGTGCAGTTTATGCAGCGTAAAGCGTTGGATAATAAAGCCAATGGTGAGCAGCATCAGGGGATCATTGCCAATGTAAAAGCCGCCCGTGTACTCAATGAGCGCGACCTGGATGAGATCTTAGCCAGAGAATCGACGCCGTTCTTTTTAGTCCTTGATGGTGTGACGGATCCACATAATCTCGGTGCCTGTTTGCGCAGTGCCGATGCTGCTGGTGCGCACGCACTGATTGTGCCCAAGGATAAATCAGCCAAGTTAAATGGCACGGCTCGCAAAGTGGCGTGTGGTGCAGCGGAAACCGTACCGCTGATCCAGGTGACGAACCTGGCCCGTACGCTCAGGGATATCAAAGAAGCGGGTGTCTGGGTAGTTGGGACCGCAGGTGAAACGGACACTGAACTGTTTGACGCCAGCCTCACAGGCCCCATTGCTGTGGTCATGGGCGCTGAAGGCGATGGCATGCGCCGTCTGACTCGCGAGCACTGTGATGTGTTGGTCAAAATTCCGATGGTTGGTACTGTATCCAGTCTCAACGTGTCTGTGGCCACCGGGATCTGTTTGTTTGAGGTGCTGCGTCAGCGCAATGCGCAGTAG
- the rnr gene encoding ribonuclease R: MSKQDPYLSREQEKYDNPVPSREFILDHIQKSNNKTNFNQLCQDLKVFEDERQIAFKRRLRAMERDGQLFFNKFKCYVIPTDDGLVKGRVIGHRDGFGFLEVEGEAKDWFITKYQMDRVLHGDWVLAKAGSRGSGGKVDARIVRVLEKERAPIVGRFFVEHGMAVVVPEDPRLTQDIIVLPGSENGARHNQMVQVQITQSPSKQMNAVGKVTEVLGDHMAPGMEIEVALRNHEIPYEWPQAVLDQVAEHGEFVAEPDKLGRVDLRDLPLLTIDGEDARDFDDAVYCERKKSGGWRLWVAIADVSHYVPKGSALDKEAISRGNSVYFPEQVVPMLPKVLSNGLCSLNPQVDRLCMVAEMTVSEAGRLSGYRFYEAVMNSHARLTYTKVHAMLQGDEALREQYSALYPHISELHQMYMALKSERQARGAIEFETLETRFVFNAHRKIESIVPVVRNDAHKLIEECMILANVSAARLLEKHEASALFRVHDQPDPEKLSQFRLFLQDLGIESTLGHEPTPLEITEALAGLGERPELELIQTMLLRSMKQAVYQPDNIGHYGLALKAYAHFTSPIRRYPDLVVHRAIKGILAEQGQSVSGAYVYESDEADQLGEQCSMTERRADDATREVADWLKCEFMQDHVGDEFTGVISSVTNFGLFVRLDELQIDGMIHVSNLGHEYFHFDGAKHCLIGEHSRSVFRLGDKLSVVVNSVSLDERRINLALAEEAVPDRYARRRRKAATESAGKSVRAQLKDGKIPGKAKKDSKADKDAAPAKSDGKKPKKGKKTTPKGKAKKAKQAATLTGKKKTKKSASKTKAKRPGKNARKRNKSSAGA, encoded by the coding sequence ATGTCTAAACAGGATCCTTATCTCAGCCGAGAACAAGAAAAATACGACAACCCGGTGCCCAGCCGTGAGTTCATTCTTGACCATATTCAAAAAAGCAATAACAAGACCAATTTCAATCAGCTTTGTCAGGACCTCAAAGTCTTCGAAGATGAACGACAGATTGCCTTTAAGCGGCGCCTCAGAGCTATGGAGCGCGATGGCCAGCTGTTTTTCAATAAGTTCAAATGTTACGTGATCCCAACGGACGATGGCCTGGTCAAAGGTCGGGTGATTGGACATCGTGATGGCTTTGGCTTTTTGGAGGTGGAAGGCGAAGCCAAAGACTGGTTTATCACTAAGTATCAGATGGACAGAGTATTGCATGGTGACTGGGTGCTGGCGAAAGCAGGCTCCAGGGGCTCAGGTGGTAAAGTGGATGCACGTATTGTGCGGGTGCTCGAAAAAGAGCGCGCACCGATAGTCGGACGCTTCTTTGTCGAACATGGTATGGCGGTCGTGGTGCCGGAAGATCCGCGTCTGACTCAGGACATCATTGTGCTGCCGGGCAGCGAAAATGGTGCCCGTCACAACCAGATGGTTCAGGTTCAGATCACCCAAAGTCCCAGCAAGCAAATGAATGCGGTGGGTAAGGTGACCGAAGTACTGGGCGACCATATGGCGCCGGGTATGGAGATAGAGGTCGCGTTACGAAACCACGAAATCCCTTATGAGTGGCCGCAGGCGGTGCTTGATCAGGTCGCAGAGCATGGTGAGTTTGTTGCCGAGCCGGATAAACTTGGTCGAGTTGATTTACGTGATCTGCCACTGCTCACCATTGACGGTGAAGATGCCCGAGATTTCGATGATGCGGTTTACTGTGAGCGCAAGAAATCCGGTGGTTGGCGTTTATGGGTGGCCATTGCCGATGTGTCGCACTATGTGCCTAAAGGCAGTGCATTGGATAAAGAAGCCATCTCTCGGGGAAATTCGGTGTACTTCCCTGAGCAAGTGGTGCCTATGCTGCCTAAAGTTCTGTCTAACGGCTTATGTTCTTTGAACCCGCAAGTAGACCGACTTTGCATGGTGGCGGAAATGACAGTGTCCGAAGCGGGTCGTTTGTCAGGGTATCGTTTTTACGAAGCGGTGATGAATTCTCATGCACGTCTGACCTATACCAAGGTGCATGCGATGTTACAGGGTGATGAAGCTTTGCGTGAACAATATAGCGCATTGTATCCACACATCAGTGAGTTACATCAGATGTACATGGCGCTGAAATCTGAGCGTCAGGCTCGTGGTGCCATTGAATTCGAAACTCTGGAGACGCGTTTTGTCTTCAACGCACACCGCAAAATTGAGTCCATCGTACCTGTGGTGCGTAATGACGCGCACAAACTGATTGAAGAATGTATGATCCTCGCCAATGTGTCGGCAGCGCGGTTGCTGGAAAAACACGAGGCCAGTGCGCTGTTTCGGGTGCATGATCAGCCTGATCCGGAAAAGCTCAGCCAGTTCAGATTATTCCTGCAAGACTTAGGGATCGAAAGCACGCTGGGCCATGAGCCAACGCCTTTGGAGATCACTGAAGCCCTGGCCGGTCTGGGCGAGCGCCCGGAGCTGGAGCTGATCCAAACCATGCTATTACGTTCGATGAAACAGGCTGTTTATCAACCGGATAACATTGGTCACTATGGTCTTGCGTTGAAGGCATATGCACACTTTACCTCACCCATTCGGCGTTACCCGGATCTGGTGGTGCATCGTGCGATTAAAGGGATCCTGGCGGAGCAGGGACAATCCGTGTCCGGTGCTTATGTATATGAAAGTGATGAAGCGGATCAGCTCGGTGAGCAATGTTCAATGACAGAACGTCGCGCCGATGATGCGACTCGCGAGGTAGCTGACTGGCTCAAGTGTGAGTTTATGCAAGATCACGTGGGTGATGAATTCACTGGGGTGATTTCATCCGTCACCAATTTCGGTTTGTTTGTCAGGCTCGATGAGTTACAAATCGATGGCATGATCCATGTCAGTAACCTGGGCCACGAATATTTCCATTTTGATGGCGCGAAGCACTGCCTGATCGGTGAGCACAGCCGCAGTGTCTTTAGACTCGGTGATAAGCTGAGTGTGGTCGTCAACTCCGTGAGCCTGGACGAGCGACGCATTAACCTGGCACTGGCCGAAGAGGCGGTGCCAGACCGGTATGCCAGACGGCGTCGTAAAGCGGCGACAGAAAGCGCTGGCAAAAGTGTGCGTGCGCAGTTGAAAGACGGCAAGATCCCGGGCAAAGCTAAAAAAGACAGCAAAGCTGATAAAGACGCGGCACCCGCTAAAAGCGACGGTAAAAAACCGAAAAAGGGTAAGAAGACCACACCTAAAGGCAAGGCTAAAAAAGCCAAACAAGCAGCCACTTTGACCGGTAAGAAGAAAACCAAGAAAAGTGCCAGCAAAACCAAGGCAAAGCGTCCTGGTAAAAACGCGCGTAAAAGAAACAAATCGAGTGCGGGAGCATAA
- a CDS encoding hybrid sensor histidine kinase/response regulator: MGDPKQLLQILALTSCVCALFMLVNWFIHRRLLGTRLWASFSICTAFGCIFIASFSLSVTWTIFISNCLIFIGLYCLSRGSEQFFSVPRLSWPWWLLAGIFFPGYVYYTYIDANFIARVILNYMGWALSMLLCLRALWLGQRRQWQSFSPAHWAFAQACICLFIVFTVRLLMLNHYTQHDSLTTNNWVNQFFSVSVIVMPLILCFSLCLLCSGRREQELQELRHRAELAAQHKERSLTLLSHELRTPLNAIVGHAELLKRAPREPQQHGQFCDVIIATAMSMSDLANQILLQARGAVPNTIVEPVNLATHLKEQVSFFRPLAEKKHLKLTLTIQGVDANLQVMIDKDPFTLVIKNLLSNAIKYTEHGTVELVVFGYALSANRHQLRVAVKDTGIGLSRAQQQQVFEPFVTFGSPRAIADSAGVGLALCKQLLENMGVDLEVHSEPGQGSEFFFEIQVNSQLGEQLDTFDSKPTTLGDMSVLVVEDNLLNREVVRGYLDNLGLDYQMAETLADAEHRLLQGQFDVVLLDMHLSDGHGLEWYQTRFSDLGLAHSPVVMALTGDVDQQARQAYQQAGIFDCLEKPLRVTALRQALERIVKQNSCGLAATEAAYVDLAFVERQLSESSVRAEFASRLVYLSDRLDYEFAQLRGLADIQSDDSLREKLLQLEHEVEQLGLYALRQALHHTRRRTTQERDIDWPALHQFAKQSASALQSCHQRITARVLEKAQG, translated from the coding sequence ATGGGCGATCCGAAACAACTTTTACAGATCCTGGCTTTGACGTCATGCGTGTGTGCGCTGTTTATGCTGGTCAACTGGTTTATCCATCGCCGCTTGCTGGGAACCCGCTTATGGGCCAGTTTTTCAATCTGTACCGCATTTGGTTGTATCTTCATCGCCTCATTTTCTTTGTCCGTGACCTGGACCATTTTTATCTCAAATTGTCTGATCTTCATTGGTTTATATTGTTTGAGCCGCGGCAGTGAGCAGTTTTTTTCAGTCCCCCGTTTGAGCTGGCCCTGGTGGCTGTTGGCTGGGATCTTTTTCCCGGGTTATGTGTATTACACGTATATTGATGCCAATTTTATTGCCAGAGTAATTTTAAACTACATGGGTTGGGCATTAAGCATGCTCCTGTGCCTGCGCGCTTTGTGGTTGGGTCAGAGACGTCAATGGCAGAGCTTTTCGCCAGCACACTGGGCATTTGCACAGGCTTGTATCTGTTTGTTTATCGTGTTTACTGTGCGTTTATTGATGCTTAATCACTACACGCAGCATGACAGCCTGACCACCAATAACTGGGTGAATCAGTTTTTCTCCGTGTCTGTTATCGTTATGCCGCTGATCTTATGTTTCTCACTGTGTTTACTGTGCAGCGGGCGACGTGAACAGGAATTACAGGAGTTGCGCCATCGCGCAGAGCTTGCAGCGCAGCACAAAGAGCGTTCTCTCACTTTGCTCAGCCACGAACTCAGGACCCCCTTAAATGCCATCGTTGGTCATGCGGAGTTACTTAAACGGGCACCCAGAGAACCGCAGCAGCATGGGCAGTTTTGTGATGTGATTATTGCCACTGCCATGTCGATGTCGGATCTGGCGAATCAGATTTTGTTGCAGGCGCGGGGGGCTGTGCCCAACACCATAGTGGAGCCCGTCAATCTCGCGACACACCTGAAGGAACAAGTTAGCTTTTTTAGGCCTCTAGCGGAGAAAAAGCACCTAAAACTGACTCTGACAATACAAGGCGTTGATGCCAACCTGCAGGTCATGATTGACAAAGACCCCTTCACTTTGGTGATTAAAAACCTGCTTTCTAATGCCATAAAGTATACGGAACACGGCACGGTTGAGTTGGTTGTTTTTGGTTACGCTCTGAGTGCCAATCGTCATCAACTGCGTGTTGCCGTGAAGGATACTGGCATTGGGCTGAGTCGAGCTCAGCAACAACAGGTCTTTGAGCCTTTTGTCACGTTTGGGTCGCCACGTGCGATTGCTGATAGCGCCGGGGTCGGTCTGGCCCTGTGTAAGCAGCTACTGGAAAACATGGGGGTCGATCTGGAAGTACATAGTGAGCCTGGGCAGGGCAGTGAGTTTTTCTTTGAAATACAGGTGAACTCGCAACTGGGAGAGCAGCTTGATACCTTCGATAGCAAGCCAACGACATTGGGTGATATGTCCGTGCTCGTGGTGGAGGATAACCTTCTGAACCGCGAAGTTGTGCGAGGTTATCTCGACAATTTAGGACTGGATTATCAGATGGCGGAAACCCTGGCGGATGCGGAACACAGGCTGTTGCAAGGCCAGTTCGATGTGGTGCTGCTAGATATGCATTTGTCGGACGGTCATGGCTTAGAGTGGTATCAAACACGTTTTTCGGATCTTGGACTGGCGCACTCGCCTGTTGTGATGGCGCTGACAGGTGACGTAGATCAGCAGGCGCGGCAGGCTTATCAGCAAGCTGGGATTTTCGACTGCCTGGAAAAACCGTTACGCGTTACTGCATTAAGGCAGGCGCTGGAGCGTATCGTAAAACAAAATAGCTGCGGTCTGGCAGCAACAGAGGCGGCTTATGTGGATCTGGCCTTCGTCGAACGTCAGTTGAGTGAGTCCTCTGTGCGTGCTGAGTTTGCCTCTCGGCTCGTGTATTTGAGCGACCGACTGGATTATGAGTTTGCTCAGCTTCGTGGCTTGGCAGATATTCAGTCCGATGATTCGTTGCGAGAAAAGCTTTTACAGCTGGAACACGAAGTGGAGCAACTGGGACTCTATGCCTTACGTCAGGCATTGCATCATACTCGCCGTCGTACAACGCAGGAGCGGGATATCGATTGGCCAGCGTTACATCAATTTGCCAAGCAAAGTGCCTCGGCACTGCAATCTTGTCATCAGCGTATCACTGCCAGAGTGCTTGAAAAAGCGCAAGGTTAG
- a CDS encoding DMT family transporter, with protein MRPEQSSLINLHLAVLLFGGTALFSKLISLSALDITVYRTAIAFVTLACILKFKGSVFRLRASKDYAIVVLLGICVGLHWVTYFAAMQMAGIAVGVIAFFTYPVITVLLEPLFFKSNIKRKDIFTAAVVMCGIYLLVPDSDPGNQITLGIVTGVFSGALFALRNLLQKKLFSSYGGPHTMFYQTLVASLMLCAFVEVPPSDLSTENLLLIVLAGCIFTAIPHALFASSLRYLSATTAGLISCLQPLYATVLAYMLLAETITLSTLAGGILVVSAACYETWSITRNKL; from the coding sequence ATGCGTCCCGAACAATCTTCCCTCATTAATTTGCATCTGGCAGTGCTGCTGTTTGGTGGTACCGCGTTATTCTCCAAGTTGATCTCCCTCTCTGCACTGGACATCACTGTGTATCGCACCGCCATCGCCTTTGTCACTTTGGCATGCATTCTCAAGTTTAAAGGCAGTGTATTCAGACTCAGGGCGAGCAAAGACTACGCCATTGTCGTACTGTTGGGTATCTGTGTCGGACTCCATTGGGTGACTTACTTTGCCGCAATGCAAATGGCCGGGATAGCGGTCGGGGTGATTGCCTTTTTCACTTATCCGGTGATCACTGTGTTGCTTGAACCGCTCTTTTTCAAAAGCAACATTAAGCGCAAAGATATCTTTACAGCTGCGGTAGTGATGTGTGGCATTTATTTACTGGTGCCAGACAGCGATCCGGGTAATCAAATCACTTTGGGTATAGTAACGGGCGTATTTTCCGGGGCACTCTTTGCGCTCAGAAATTTACTCCAGAAGAAGCTTTTTTCCAGCTATGGTGGGCCACATACCATGTTTTATCAGACCCTGGTTGCCAGCCTCATGCTATGTGCCTTTGTTGAAGTGCCCCCCTCCGATTTAAGTACTGAAAACCTGCTCCTGATTGTCCTGGCTGGGTGTATTTTTACTGCAATCCCCCATGCGCTATTTGCGTCCAGTTTGCGTTACTTATCAGCCACTACCGCGGGGCTGATTTCTTGCTTACAGCCCTTGTATGCGACCGTGTTGGCTTATATGCTGTTGGCAGAAACCATAACACTCTCCACGCTGGCAGGAGGCATACTGGTAGTCAGTGCTGCCTGCTATGAGACGTGGTCGATCACAAGGAATAAGCTATGA
- a CDS encoding glycerophosphodiester phosphodiesterase yields MIQVFAHRGASGNYPENSLSAIQAALEVGVDGIELDVQSCLDDYAIIHDTWLDRTTNGRGKVNETSREQLSLLRLSNNESVPTLQQVLDTIGQQTTINLELKHTFSLDRFVATIEDNVQRGVIARHQLLLSSFDHHQLLWLKQKLPWVRIGALTASIPLTFAQFAQQLHAESIHMDKNFINHEFVQDAKQRGLKVLAYTVDKAKDIELMLDYGVDGIFSNYPCYAKMVVQQQLNHTSEVD; encoded by the coding sequence ATGATCCAGGTTTTTGCACACCGAGGTGCCAGTGGAAATTACCCCGAAAACTCGCTCAGCGCCATTCAGGCTGCACTGGAGGTGGGCGTCGATGGCATAGAACTCGATGTGCAAAGTTGTCTGGATGATTACGCCATCATTCATGATACTTGGCTGGATCGCACCACCAACGGCCGGGGCAAGGTTAACGAAACCAGTCGTGAGCAGCTGTCTCTGTTAAGACTCAGTAACAACGAGTCCGTACCGACACTGCAACAAGTGCTGGATACAATCGGCCAACAAACCACCATTAACCTGGAGCTCAAACATACCTTCAGCCTGGATAGATTTGTTGCCACCATAGAAGACAATGTACAGCGTGGTGTGATAGCCCGTCATCAGCTGCTCTTGTCCTCCTTTGATCATCACCAGTTGTTGTGGCTCAAACAAAAACTCCCCTGGGTCAGGATCGGGGCGCTGACCGCCTCCATTCCACTTACATTTGCTCAGTTTGCCCAGCAACTTCATGCCGAAAGCATCCATATGGACAAAAACTTCATTAACCATGAATTTGTTCAGGATGCCAAGCAACGCGGCCTTAAAGTCCTGGCTTACACAGTCGATAAAGCAAAAGACATTGAATTAATGTTGGATTATGGCGTTGATGGCATATTCAGTAACTACCCCTGTTACGCAAAAATGGTCGTGCAACAACAACTCAACCATACATCTGAGGTCGATTGA
- a CDS encoding methyl-accepting chemotaxis protein, with amino-acid sequence MSLYMRIYNLIEESLFFTLTRKIFGNLGFLLVFQIITLVWLHSELAEHSGSTGVFWLLALVSVGAFIFTFFYMRYLIVRPVQAMRDTLEQINRQDGDLTARLPQFTYDEFRDLSEQYNTFTQHLSELLAATYQSAEAANRSNQQVTDSMKQTALLGSQQIDQGDTIIAASDQVTHSLQSIVHNTDQVYQANTESLHFVRGSSQSLSTLVKEVQQITHLLGSFSSTVAGLKENSENIRSILKMVEEFSDQTNLLALNAAIEAARAGEAGRGFAVVADEVRNLSVKVNDATRQISDFINQMDVLVGETHQESEQLIDHSSSAEQAIRTTSQGFADMSEDFERNQSQLEEIVSAVHQLESTQQHTHESVHRIVELGQSAKSQIDAALQDCQDAQQRSTQTQQELKRFV; translated from the coding sequence ATGAGTTTGTACATGCGCATCTATAATTTGATCGAAGAATCTTTGTTCTTCACCCTGACCCGCAAGATTTTTGGCAATCTGGGGTTTTTGTTAGTTTTTCAAATCATCACATTAGTGTGGCTGCACAGTGAACTGGCTGAGCACAGCGGCTCTACCGGGGTTTTCTGGTTACTGGCTTTGGTATCGGTTGGCGCCTTTATCTTCACCTTTTTCTACATGCGCTACCTGATTGTCCGCCCAGTACAGGCTATGCGCGACACGCTAGAACAGATCAACCGTCAGGATGGCGATCTCACAGCCAGACTGCCGCAGTTCACGTATGACGAATTCCGCGACCTCAGCGAGCAATACAATACCTTTACGCAGCATCTGAGCGAGTTGCTGGCTGCCACCTATCAAAGCGCCGAAGCGGCGAACCGCAGCAATCAACAGGTCACCGACTCCATGAAGCAAACCGCTTTATTGGGTAGTCAACAAATAGATCAGGGCGACACCATTATTGCAGCCAGCGATCAGGTTACGCATAGCCTGCAAAGCATAGTGCACAACACCGATCAGGTTTATCAGGCCAATACAGAAAGCCTGCATTTTGTGCGTGGCTCTTCACAATCGTTGAGTACCCTGGTTAAAGAGGTTCAGCAAATTACCCACCTGTTGGGCAGCTTTTCATCCACCGTTGCCGGATTAAAAGAAAACAGTGAGAACATTCGCAGTATTTTGAAAATGGTCGAAGAGTTTTCCGATCAGACCAACTTGTTAGCGCTCAATGCCGCCATCGAAGCAGCACGGGCTGGAGAAGCGGGTCGCGGTTTTGCTGTGGTGGCCGATGAAGTGCGCAACCTGTCGGTTAAAGTCAACGATGCCACCCGCCAGATCAGTGACTTTATTAACCAAATGGATGTGTTAGTGGGCGAAACCCATCAGGAATCAGAACAATTGATAGATCATTCCAGCTCTGCCGAACAAGCCATTCGCACGACCTCTCAGGGGTTTGCCGATATGTCTGAGGATTTTGAGCGCAACCAGTCACAGTTGGAAGAAATTGTCAGTGCCGTTCATCAGCTTGAGTCGACTCAGCAGCACACCCACGAGTCAGTGCACCGCATTGTTGAGCTCGGCCAATCCGCCAAATCACAGATTGATGCGGCATTACAAGATTGTCAGGATGCACAGCAGCGCTCCACTCAAACCCAGCAGGAACTCAAACGCTTCGTCTGA
- the epmA gene encoding elongation factor P--(R)-beta-lysine ligase, whose product MSQSAPDPASDIVWAPSASIDTLRQRAGILAKIRTFFAEREVLEVETPSLSQASVTDVHLASFATTFVGPGHATGTPLYLQTSPEFAMKRLLAAGSGAIYQIGKAFRNEESGRHHNPEFTMLEWYRPGFDEFALMAEVNDLMQAILGCPEAESLSYQQAFITHLGLDPLSASMEELRQLASQRGHAHVAEQEQHRDTLLQLLFCMEIEPLIGQQAPCFVYHFPASQAALAQLNDKDPRVAGRFELYYRGMELANGFNELTDGVEQSARFDEDNALRIAMGLAPVAKDPRFLAALAQGLPACAGVALGVDRLVMLATAKKQLKEVIAFDVDRA is encoded by the coding sequence ATGAGTCAATCAGCGCCTGATCCGGCCTCTGATATCGTTTGGGCACCCAGTGCCAGTATTGATACTTTGCGTCAGCGTGCCGGGATCCTCGCTAAAATTCGCACTTTCTTCGCTGAGCGTGAGGTATTGGAAGTCGAAACCCCCAGTCTGTCACAAGCCTCGGTGACGGATGTACATCTTGCGTCGTTCGCAACCACCTTTGTCGGCCCTGGGCATGCCACGGGCACCCCTTTATATCTGCAAACCTCACCTGAGTTTGCTATGAAGCGTTTGTTAGCTGCGGGCAGTGGCGCAATTTACCAGATTGGTAAAGCCTTTCGGAATGAAGAATCAGGCCGACATCACAACCCTGAGTTTACTATGCTGGAATGGTATCGACCCGGGTTCGATGAGTTTGCGCTCATGGCGGAAGTCAATGACTTAATGCAGGCCATTCTGGGTTGTCCTGAAGCCGAGTCACTGAGCTATCAGCAGGCCTTTATAACGCACCTGGGCCTCGACCCGCTGAGTGCCTCGATGGAGGAATTGAGGCAATTGGCCAGCCAGCGTGGCCATGCGCATGTTGCCGAGCAAGAGCAGCACCGTGATACGCTCCTGCAATTGCTATTTTGTATGGAAATTGAACCTTTGATTGGCCAGCAGGCGCCTTGTTTTGTCTATCATTTTCCCGCTTCTCAGGCTGCGCTGGCGCAACTCAATGACAAGGATCCGAGAGTCGCTGGTCGGTTTGAACTCTATTATCGCGGTATGGAGTTGGCTAATGGCTTTAACGAATTAACCGACGGCGTTGAGCAAAGCGCCCGGTTTGATGAAGACAATGCACTGCGTATAGCGATGGGGCTGGCCCCTGTGGCCAAAGATCCGCGCTTTTTGGCCGCGCTGGCACAGGGGTTACCGGCCTGTGCCGGCGTTGCCTTAGGGGTCGATCGCCTGGTGATGCTGGCGACCGCAAAGAAACAGCTTAAAGAAGTGATAGCATTTGACGTCGACAGGGCGTAA